From a single Sphingosinicellaceae bacterium genomic region:
- a CDS encoding sulfite oxidase-like oxidoreductase, whose product MTRGFKGRRRPSGELSDRVPPGQHLVSDFPVLTAGPTPHTSLERWSLTLRDSERTFATLSWSDLGALSQTELNADIHCVTKWTRLDTRWRGVTIDDLLITAGLSRPPGRFVTAECDGGYTTNLPVEDLIDGRAIIATHFADVPLAPAHGGPGRLLVPHLYLWKSAKWIRALRFCDEDHPGFWESLGYHMYGDPWREQRYAGDA is encoded by the coding sequence ATCACCCGCGGCTTCAAGGGGCGACGTCGGCCCTCGGGCGAGCTCTCCGACCGAGTCCCTCCTGGTCAGCACCTCGTTTCCGACTTTCCGGTGCTGACTGCGGGTCCCACCCCGCATACCTCCTTGGAGCGCTGGTCGTTGACGCTGCGCGATTCGGAGCGAACGTTCGCCACATTGAGCTGGTCCGACCTCGGGGCTCTGTCGCAGACCGAGCTGAACGCCGACATTCATTGCGTCACCAAGTGGACAAGACTCGACACGCGCTGGCGCGGCGTCACGATAGACGATCTTCTGATAACGGCAGGCCTGAGCAGGCCGCCGGGCAGGTTCGTCACGGCCGAGTGCGATGGCGGTTACACGACTAACCTGCCTGTGGAAGACCTGATCGATGGAAGGGCGATCATTGCGACGCACTTCGCTGACGTACCCTTGGCCCCAGCGCACGGCGGCCCGGGGCGTCTGCTAGTGCCCCATTTATATCTCTGGAAGAGCGCTAAGTGGATCCGGGCGCTTCGTTTCTGCGACGAGGACCATCCGGGGTTCTGGGAGTCTCTGGGCTATCACATGTATGGCGACCCTTGGCGTGAACAGCGCTATGCGGGCGATGCCTGA
- a CDS encoding sensor histidine kinase, translating to MAGYSKIGSFEIDLERQGKGARRLVLGAQRMDYADWDNIRIILTIADVTDARLAERIKERVLEEKTILLRELRYRFANSLQIIASVLMQSASRIHSEETRSHLYDAHHRVMSVAAIQRHLTNVTESGVQMRTYLTELCQSICASMINRDQSLALQVHIDDSMATADFSMSIGLVVTELVINALKHAFPGQRAGTINVTYNGFKKDWLLSVIDDGIGMPTNSLHHHAGLGTSIVSAIAHRLSARVEREDANPGTKVSVLSGLRDDRAGVRGGMRLST from the coding sequence ATGGCCGGCTATTCGAAGATCGGGTCGTTTGAGATTGATCTCGAACGACAGGGTAAGGGTGCTCGACGCCTTGTCCTCGGGGCACAAAGAATGGACTATGCGGACTGGGACAACATACGGATCATCTTAACGATCGCGGACGTGACCGATGCGCGCCTTGCGGAGAGGATCAAGGAACGGGTACTCGAGGAGAAGACAATACTCCTCCGCGAGCTGCGGTATCGGTTCGCCAACAGCCTGCAGATAATCGCGAGTGTTCTGATGCAGAGCGCAAGTCGCATTCACTCTGAAGAGACCCGGTCCCACCTCTACGATGCCCATCACCGTGTCATGTCGGTCGCTGCGATCCAGCGGCACCTCACCAACGTCACGGAGAGCGGCGTCCAGATGCGCACCTACCTGACGGAATTGTGCCAGAGCATCTGCGCTTCGATGATCAACAGAGACCAGAGTTTGGCGCTGCAGGTCCATATCGATGACAGCATGGCCACCGCTGATTTCTCGATGAGCATAGGCTTGGTAGTGACCGAACTGGTCATCAACGCGCTGAAGCACGCCTTCCCCGGCCAGCGCGCGGGTACGATCAACGTCACTTACAATGGCTTCAAGAAGGATTGGCTTCTTTCGGTAATTGATGACGGCATTGGAATGCCCACGAATTCTTTGCATCACCACGCCGGCCTGGGGACCAGCATCGTGAGTGCCATCGCACACCGGCTCTCCGCTCGGGTCGAGCGGGAAGATGCCAACCCCGGAACGAAGGTCTCGGTGCTCAGCGGACTGCGCGACGATCGAGCCGGCGTCCGAGGCGGCATGAGGTTGTCGACATGA
- a CDS encoding ferredoxin reductase: protein MSARQPPIRWLIATVIAKQLETPYVMTLVLNVPHWPGHKAGQHVDLRLTADDGYQAQRSYSIASASDGGTVAITVERVADGEVSSFLLDEVRIADDLELRGPIGGYFVWSPEDRRPLLLIGGGSGVVPLMSILRARAKAQERPTAHLLYSSREQDAIIYRHELDRMAAGDDGIEILYTLTRRQPSGWAGASRRIDRSMLEGFGFSPDDDPIAFVCGPTAFVEEVAANLLAIGYRNDMVRTERFGPTGADE from the coding sequence ATGAGTGCGCGGCAGCCACCCATTCGCTGGCTGATCGCCACCGTTATCGCGAAGCAGCTTGAGACGCCGTACGTGATGACATTGGTCCTGAACGTCCCGCATTGGCCGGGTCACAAGGCGGGCCAGCATGTCGACTTACGCCTGACGGCGGACGACGGATATCAAGCGCAGCGCAGCTATTCGATTGCGTCGGCCAGCGACGGCGGGACGGTCGCCATCACCGTCGAGCGCGTCGCCGACGGAGAGGTCTCCTCTTTCCTGCTCGACGAGGTCCGGATCGCCGACGATCTCGAGCTTCGTGGTCCGATCGGAGGATATTTCGTCTGGAGTCCGGAAGATCGCCGTCCGCTGCTCCTTATAGGTGGAGGTTCGGGGGTCGTACCGTTGATGTCCATACTGCGTGCCCGAGCTAAGGCACAGGAGCGTCCCACGGCTCACCTGCTTTACTCGTCGCGTGAGCAAGACGCGATAATCTACCGCCACGAACTCGATCGGATGGCCGCAGGCGACGACGGGATAGAGATCCTCTATACTTTAACGCGCAGGCAGCCTTCCGGTTGGGCGGGCGCAAGCAGGCGGATAGACAGATCGATGCTGGAGGGCTTCGGCTTTTCCCCGGACGACGATCCGATCGCGTTTGTATGTGGCCCAACGGCATTCGTCGAGGAGGTCGCGGCCAACCTGCTCGCGATCGGCTATAGGAACGACATGGTACGAACCGAGCGCTTCGGACCGACGGGAGCAGATGAATGA
- a CDS encoding AraC family transcriptional regulator, giving the protein MTALSPLRYPVSPLSWDGISAPPLMSSEGGGWTRPLIRWWCDVEPDIVQPALDHHYLTMHLGGPKRIVRRGEGGVETVETDTGALSIVPAGAAYEWSTVGPIEFAHIYLAPGALRRVSLEELDRDVGSLCLEDRLGVRDPLLQTLFLELLEEMAGATPASRLYVDTLLHSLQLRLLRTYANAPSAPLRQRHSIAPFRLRRVLDFMEANLAEDIALTDLAAAAGASPFHFSRAFATATGMPPYRYLLTRRAIRAKDLLASGEGSMADVARKCGFNSAAQFSRMFKLITGTSPLKFRQR; this is encoded by the coding sequence ATGACCGCGCTTAGCCCATTGCGGTATCCGGTTTCTCCGCTTTCCTGGGATGGGATCTCCGCGCCGCCGCTGATGAGCAGCGAGGGCGGTGGTTGGACGCGGCCGCTGATCCGCTGGTGGTGCGACGTCGAACCCGACATCGTGCAGCCGGCGCTCGATCATCATTACCTCACGATGCATCTCGGCGGACCGAAGCGGATCGTGCGTCGAGGCGAGGGCGGCGTTGAAACCGTTGAAACCGATACGGGCGCCCTATCCATCGTCCCGGCTGGCGCCGCTTACGAGTGGAGTACTGTGGGCCCGATCGAATTCGCGCATATCTATCTCGCACCGGGTGCTCTCCGCCGTGTCAGCTTGGAAGAGCTGGATCGGGACGTTGGGTCCCTGTGTCTCGAAGATCGACTGGGAGTGCGTGACCCACTGCTGCAGACGTTGTTCCTCGAGTTGCTGGAGGAGATGGCCGGGGCGACCCCGGCATCCCGTCTATACGTAGATACCTTGCTCCACTCGCTTCAGCTCCGCCTGCTCAGGACGTACGCTAACGCTCCGTCCGCGCCCTTGCGACAGCGGCATTCGATCGCTCCGTTCCGGCTGCGGCGAGTGCTGGACTTCATGGAGGCGAACCTCGCCGAGGATATCGCGTTGACCGACCTGGCGGCAGCGGCCGGAGCCAGCCCGTTCCATTTCAGTCGCGCCTTCGCTACCGCAACCGGAATGCCCCCGTACCGGTACCTCCTCACCCGGCGGGCCATCCGGGCCAAGGACCTGCTAGCTTCGGGCGAAGGATCGATGGCGGATGTCGCGCGCAAGTGCGGCTTCAACAGCGCGGCACAGTTCTCGCGGATGTTCAAGCTGATCACCGGAACATCTCCGCTCAAGTTCAGGCAGAGATGA
- a CDS encoding IS5 family transposase, translating to MSDLMLLSEAQMRRIEPHFPLSHGVPRVDDRRVISGIIFVIRNGLRWRDAPKDYGPHKTIYNRFIGWSRLGVFNRIFAALAAKGGKPDQLMIDATHLKAHRTAASLLKKGLFPDVSDAPKGGLNSKLHAVCDGQGRPLVMLLTEGQTSDYKGAALMLEALPKAKVMLGDWGYDADWFRTALLAKGIAPCIPSKANRKVPIDHDRTLYRQRHRIENMFGKLKDWRRIHTRYDRCAHTFFSAIVIAATVIFWL from the coding sequence ATGAGCGATTTGATGTTGTTGTCGGAGGCGCAGATGCGGCGGATCGAGCCGCATTTTCCGCTGTCGCACGGGGTGCCGAGGGTCGACGACCGTCGGGTGATCAGCGGGATCATTTTCGTGATCAGGAACGGGCTGCGCTGGCGCGATGCGCCCAAGGACTACGGCCCGCACAAGACGATCTACAACCGCTTCATCGGCTGGAGCCGGCTGGGCGTGTTCAACCGAATTTTCGCCGCGCTCGCGGCGAAAGGCGGCAAGCCCGACCAGCTGATGATCGATGCGACGCACCTGAAGGCGCACCGGACTGCGGCCAGTCTCCTCAAAAAGGGGCTCTTCCCCGATGTATCGGACGCACCAAAAGGCGGCCTGAACTCGAAGCTGCACGCGGTCTGCGACGGCCAGGGCCGACCGTTGGTCATGCTGCTCACCGAGGGGCAGACCAGCGACTACAAGGGCGCCGCGCTGATGCTCGAGGCCTTGCCGAAAGCCAAGGTCATGCTCGGCGACTGGGGCTACGACGCCGACTGGTTCCGCACCGCCCTGCTCGCCAAGGGCATTGCGCCGTGCATTCCATCGAAGGCCAACCGCAAGGTGCCGATCGACCATGACCGGACGCTCTACCGGCAGCGTCACCGCATCGAGAACATGTTTGGCAAGCTCAAGGATTGGCGCCGCATCCACACCCGCTACGACCGCTGCGCCCACACATTCTTCTCGGCCATCGTTATCGCCGCCACCGTCATCTTCTGGCTTTGA